From Anabrus simplex isolate iqAnaSimp1 chromosome 11, ASM4041472v1, whole genome shotgun sequence, a single genomic window includes:
- the LOC136883529 gene encoding transient receptor potential channel pyrexia, protein MSSPESNASDNSDFQNESKRQQEDDISGKKQNCSTTSPEGSSYDNTSETEQQHERRSKEQNDDVCGVDSIGNRDRMPQKQMNCRKENRTKRKEHDKVIPSDESIRKTPRSTSKEQLLDALERNDFNHFQDLLDNYKFPNKLLTVCLERASSYVDRGEFVKFLLEIPAMRPNVNVVKPEPIHYAAKVGSCQALEHLLKHKKIDVNAVDSKGDTALHYLATYYKKQDGWRYVRCMKMLVIRHDVDINKANKRGYTPIHQAANYGCTEMMELILEYRKDDVDLDASNAFGRTARSYIMQEHPHLCHKLPPVKYNTARGFENQILVAFQNRHTQVFNGLLRQVDKDGNSLFDPNFSYGRPYNGTCLEMACRQLGYQEFLRMLLNAGADPNKLNNATYKTPIHLAAEALNYEAIEILLHEGINMNAVDINGWTALHHTVASAAGKLDNDYELSDLVEKDQGIDCLIPKLRESPTMRRKKMYQLESLRKCIDILYENITIPLDIEELVKLANDRGNRKAVEILLTLKEKTNSVQGQSLSINNVTGILFDFLKKHQPHEFIKKFEEEVKKVENLASHEDMSGNTFLQIATDVGLEEVVKMLLEHGADPNAVGKWNRSPPLIIAVKKQNVSIVKLLLGRNDTVVSSTDRKGDTALHHAFRTENLECSIMLLNKGANIDQENNLRKKPLSVRGLKALLDKSLSTNEQYYPQDDDHEIIFDYSLLTAVGGEFINSGGNANYQSMSAAINISVANDVQLKAETDLVYFLTGEGLKYEDLFDHPIIWSFLHFKWDCIRKLFYVNVFVYAFYFVILNLFIMLNPHSICGSYQNTTACSHSSTYVYFDPFYFLLIIITIPLTLRECLQLTIFPQTFVRHRENYLDLIIFALTWTLLFPWDYNVRSSLNIVVILLASTKLMLLIGRCPLFSRNIEMLIQFSLCYFWFFCSYVFLILAFSHCLYITLGENIQVSGVSVTMSVLFRTLIFMTGEYDAKDLKFGVTPYIAIPVFILFVFLISIVLVNLLISLSVNDTRDLESRAKLSGVIARIFVIHRIETPTLEAVRFQKKYFPRSKLFSRCFNYILSGTRQYDNKASLFPNQGDTLYLGECGPTIQVDKAILKETLKIIEQTTEVSIRKPGNI, encoded by the coding sequence ATGTCTTCTCCAGAATCGAATGCTAGTGATAACAGTGACTTCCAAAATGAAAGTAAACGACAGCAAGAAGATGACATTTCTGGAAAGAAGCAGAACTGCTCTACGACTTCTCCGGAGGGAAGTTCATATGACAACACATCGGAAACGGAGCAGCAACACGAAAGACGTTCAAAAGAACAGAACGATGACGTGTGCGGGGTGGACTCCATTGGCAACAGAGATCGAATGCCACAAAAACAGATGAATTGTCGGAAAGAGAACAGAACCAAACGAAAAGAGCATGACAAAGTTATACCTTCTGATGAAAGTATTAGAAAAACACCACGAAGTACGTCGAAGGAGCAGTTACTTGATGCCCTGGAGAGGAATGATTTCAATCATTTTCAGGACTTACTAGACAATTACAAGTTTCCTAACAAGCTACTCACCGTCTGTCTTGAGCGAGCTAGTAGTTATGTTGATAGAGGAGAGTTTGTAAAGTTCCTGTTGGAAATACCAGCAATGAGACCAAATGTGAACGTCGTCAAACCCGAACCTATCCATTACGCTGCCAAAGTTGGCTCCTGTCAGGCACTAGAGCATCTTCTAAAGCATAAGAAGATCGACGTGAACGCGGTGGACAGTAAAGGAGACACAGCACTACATTATCTTGCAACTTATTACAAGAAGCAAGATGGATGGAGATACGTGCGTTGTATGAAGATGCTTGTAATTAGACACGACGTTGATATCAACAAAGCAAACAAACGTGGCTACACTCCAATCCACCAGGCAGCGAATTATGGATGCACAGAAATGATGGAACTTATACTGGAGTACAGGAAAGATGACGTGGACTTGGATGCCTCTAATGCTTTTGGAAGAACAGCGCGTTCTTATATAATGCAGGAACATCCACATCTTTGTCACAAATTGCCTCCCGTCAAGTACAACACTGCTCGGGGATTTGAAAATCAAATACTGGTTGCATTTCAGAACCGACACACCCAGGTATTCAATGGTCTACTGCGGCAGGTTGACAAGGACGGCAATTCTTTATTTGACCCAAATTTCTCCTACGGAAGACCGTACAATGGGACATGTTTGGAGATGGCTTGTAGACAACTGGGATATCAAGAATTCCTGAGGATGCTTCTCAACGCTGGTGCAGATCCCAACAAGCTGAATAATGCTACCTACAAGACACCCATTCATTTAGCAGCTGAAGCTCTCAACTACGAGGCTATAGAAATCTTGCTCCACGAAGGCATCAACATGAATGCAGTCGATATAAATGGGTGGACAGCTTTGCATCACACTGTTGCTTCAGCTGCAGGAAAACTCGACAACGACTACGAGCTGTCAGATTTGGTGGAAAAGGATCAAGGGATCGATTGCTTAATTCCAAAACTGAGAGAATCGCCGACAATGAGGAGGAAGAAAATGTATCAGTTAGAGAGTCTGAGAAAGTGTATTGATATTCTCTATGAGAATATCACTATCCCTTTAGATATAGAAGAACTTGTAAAGCTCGCAAATGATCGAGGTAATAGGAAAGCAGTGGAAATATTGCTGACTTTGAAAGAGAAAACTAATTCAGTTCAAGGTCAAAGTCTTTCAATAAATAACGTTACTGGCATATTATTCGACTTCCTGAAGAAACACCAGCCACACGAATTCATCAAGAAATTCGAAGAAGAAGTAAAAAAGGTTGAGAACCTTGCATCACATGAAGACATGAGTGGAAATACTTTTCTTCAAATTGCCACCGACGTTGGACTCGAGGAAGTTGTGAAAATGTTATTGGAGCATGGAGCCGATCCAAATGCTGTAGGGAAATGGAACAGATCTCCGCCATTGATTATAGCCGTCAAGAAGCAGAATGTTTCCATTGTGAAACTGCTGCTCGGCAGAAATGACACGGTTGTAAGTTCTACGGACAGGAAAGGTGATACAGCCCTTCATCATGCTTTTAGGACGGAAAACTTGGAATGCAGCATCATGCTTTTAAATAAAGGAGCCAACATTGATCAAGAGAACAATCTACGTAAGAAGCCCCTGTCTGTGAGGGGACTGAAGGCTCTCCTGGATAAAAGCCTGAGTACGAACGAACAATACTATCCACAAGATGACGATCATGAAATCATCTTTGACTATTCACTGCTTACAGCCGTCGGTGGCGAATTTATCAATTCAGGGGGTAACGCCAATTATCAGAGCATGAGTGCTGCCATCAATATCAGTGTTGCCAATGATGTTCAACTTAAGGCTGAGACTGATCTTGTTTATTTCCTGACAGGAGAAGGCTTGAAATATGAGGATCTGTTCGACCATCCAATCATCTGGAGCTTCTTGCACTTCAAGTGGGACTGCATACGGAAACTGTTCTATGTTAATGTGTTCGTGTACGCATTCTATTTTGTTATTCTCAACCTTTTTATCATGCTCAATCCACACAGCATCTGCGGCAGCTATCAGAACACAACAGCCTGCAGCCATTCAAGTACTTATGTGTACTTCGATCCTTTTTACTTCCTCCTCATAATAATCACCATTCCTCTGACACTGAGGGAATGTTTACAACTAACCATATTCCCTCAGACATTCGTTCGACATCGAGAGAACTATCTTGACCTGATCATTTTCGCCTTGACATGGACGCTATTGTTTCCATGGGACTATAACGTCAGGTCCTCGCTCAACATCGTTGTGATTCTGTTAGCTTCTACAAAGCTGATGTTATTAATCGGAAGGTGCCCATTATTCTCCAGAAACATCGAGATGCTTATACAATTCTCTCTTTGTTACTTCTGGTTCTTCTGCTCCTATGTCTTCCTTATACTGGCCTTCTCCCACTGCTTGTATATAACACTGGGAGAGAATATTCAGGTGAGCGGTGTGTCTGTAACAATGAGTGTTCTCTTCCGAACTCTTATATTCATGACAGGAGAATATGATGCTAAAGATCTGAAGTTCGGTGTGACACCCTACATAGCTATACCAGTGTTCATCTTATTTGTATTTCTAATTTCCATAGTACTTGTGAACTTATTGATAAGTTTATCAGTGAATGACACAAGAGACTTGGAAAGCAGAGCCAAGTTATCGGGAGTTATAGCAAGAATCTTCGTCATCCACAGGATAGAGACACCCACGTTGGAAGCCGTAAGATTCCAAAAGAAATATTTTCCTAGGAGTAAGCTCTTTTCACGATGTTTTAATTATATTCTGTCCGGAACGAGGCAGTACGATAACAAAGCCTCGTTATTTCCAAACCAAGGAGACACGCTGTATCTGGGTGAATGTGGGCCGACCATCCAGGTGGATAAAGCCATTTTGAAGGAAACGCTCAAGATAATAGAACAGACTACAGAAGTTTCAATTCGAAAACCTGGAAACATATGA